Below is a genomic region from Ascaphus truei isolate aAscTru1 chromosome 8, aAscTru1.hap1, whole genome shotgun sequence.
GCGCTGGGAGTGCAGCTATGGCAGAATGAAGGCAGTGCcgaaggagcttgcaatctaattgtttGTCCCTGGCTTAAAGAGAATATTTGCCACAAAAAGATGGCACTGGGAGTCAAACTGGGTGCTGCCGCCTTAATAAGCGCCCCGGGGCTCCTCCTTCGTACACCGCGTCACGCTGTTAAACAGACGTCATATCTCGTGCATCGCAAGCGAGGGCGCCCTCGAACCATTTCCAAAATAACCAAAAGCCCAATTACAATGGCGAGTTTGTACCGAATTTGCGCTGGTTAAATAAACATTTTGCTTTCGGGATAGTTTATGTATATAACACGGTTATAACTATATTAGGTTCCCTCTCCCGTGCCCGCCGGCAGCTTTACCTGCGCTTGCTGTGGGATGTAGATGGGGTTTGCGCGTTTGCATTTCCGTCACTGCATCTCTGGCGCGTCCCGTCACCCGCCTCCGAGGGACAGACCTCCATGGTCTCGACCACAGGACTTTCTTCTGAGGCTATATCCATGGACACGACCGGCTCTTTCCCGGGGGTCCGCCCTTGTTGGGTTTCACTGCAGAGAACCAGCTCACAGCTAAGACCTGGGACCCCAAACCCCCAGCTGCACAACAGTTGACGTTTGAAACCCGTGTGAGTTCTTCAATTCATTTCCTATGTTAAGTTTCAATGTTTCCATTTGTTTCCTTCACGGCCCAATAGACAGGAATCCCCCGATATCGATCGGCGCCGATCTTACGGGTAGCATCATGTCCAGCGGCAGATTTAGCCATTTGCTGGTTttaagctggggggggggggggcgccttcCTTCTCCGTGTACGATGTCACGacaccgcgttgtcatggcaacggacaGCACGGCGCCATGACGACGCGACACTACAGGAGAGGGCCTGCTACGGAAaaggtaagacacacacacaaactgccgcACTAGGTTATCGCATACTCAGACTAATGGTAAATCCGCCCTCGGTCATGCCACAGATTTGGAGTGTGAGAACGTAATGAAGTGCTGAAGCACGGGGTACTATTGGTGCCGGGGGGAGCATCGCCCGGGGTTGTCCCGTCGGAGGATTAGACGTTCCGTGGcacattgttttatttatttgtggcGTGGGAGTGAATGACGTTTTAGCAAAGTAAAAGTCACACTCACGTGGGGGTTTTCTTGGGCTTGTCAAAGCGGAAATCCGCCGGGTAAAGGTGAGTCTTTATCAGGTGCTCCTTCCGCTGCCTGCTGGTCCGGCATTTTTCCAGGCAGCCCTCTACCAAGCACTGGTACTGGGAAAACAAgaaggacgcgatgacgggggcGCGACAATAAAGCGTGGCTTAGTCTACCTGCGCCCAGAACATCAGCACCAGAGAAACACAAACAGATCCATTTGCTCTCTGGACCTCCCCACCACGTTGCTTTGCCATGCGTTGCTGGCCCCActggaaggggttaaaagatgcAGGGCCcggtttactaagtggtgctattccgtAAGGCACCTTCGGCTGCTGGAAGacatcttacagcccattcaTTTGCAACGACTAAATATGGCACATCGGCCGACTGCCAGTTACCTGGGCTACGCAGAGATCAGAAAGGGTTAATGACGAGGGTGATGTGCGGGTGCAGGGTGGGCTCGCCGCTGCGGTTACGCGGGTTTGGTTGGTCACAGCGCAGCAGCGCGCCTGTATTTATTTAACCTTAGGGCCGGGGttcccaattccagtcctcaagaccccccccaacaggacaggttttaaggctattccagcttcagcacaggtggctcagtggctcagaagactgagccacccgtgctgaagcagggatatcctgaaaacctgacctgttggggttgggggggggggggggggaatgggggcgggtctggaggactggagttgagcaccttgGCCTTAGGGTCATGCTTAGCACAAGCTTTGCAAGGTGTTGCATTCCACACAGCACTGAACTGGTTAACAGCCCGTAACACCATCCCAGCATGACCCGCAACGCCTGCTACCATGTTGCTCTTCTCCGCCATAACCTGGAAGAGGGAGTCATGCCACTCCAGGAGGTGAATGTCCAGGAGCCGGGCGGACGGGAAGGAACGTTTGCAGGACGAGCAGACGTTCCGGTGCTGGGTGTTGTAATGATGCTCGTACGAGTCCAGGGTGTCAAAGAGCTGAGCGCAGCCTGCGGTTTGGCATCGGAATTCGGACACCCTGCAGGCGATGGGAAGAGACACGGAAATGTGTTTACAAGCcagctttaaataaaaaaaaaggtgcaatcccacttaGCCGGCAAAGAATGTAACAATCTGCATAGCTCAGGTTGCTTTCGTTTCTTTAGAAATCCATTATAAATTGCATTTCTGAAAGGCCTCTAAATGGAGGATGTCTGTGTGGAAGAAATAAAACCCCCACTCTGTCCCGTTTATCCTCCAAATAATGGGAAAGCGGATGTTAAAAAGAAATGCAACTAACAAAAAGAGGCAGTTTATAATTAGATAAGTGAACTGACTACACAGCAGTTTCTAAGGTTAACCAGCAAAAATGAAATGCATATCGAACTGTGCTAAAGGCCTTTCTTGCCCACAATCCCATTCTGTACTGAGCAAGGGTCTGAAATTATAATCCTCTGCATCTATCGGTAAagggctctgcctgtgcaaactcttgttgcacacacagtgatatcaggCAAAAGGGAGCAGcgagaggaaatcaaaccccctcCGAAGTCTCAAAAAAGTCTTCTTTTTTAAAGTgagattttggttaaaaaaacaaaacaaaaaaaaaaatcaataaatatgTCCCTGCCGTTAGTACAATTTGACCCAAGCAGCAACTTCCCCTAAATCACAGCCAGAGAACCAAACAGCGTCAAAGACCACACTTACTACAAGAGTTCACTTACTTGggtctttcttccacttctccgATGTTTGTCAGCACATCCCGGAGGTATAAGTGGCGGTGAACATCTCCGTCCTGAAAAATTAGGCAGGGGTTGGATTTTGGATTCCGGGAGGAAATGCAGCTCCCCTCCCCAAAAAACAGATGTATGTCCTCTGAGTTTGGGTGCTTATGTCACATGAGGTCACTCCTACACTATGCACCCATCATGATGTCACTCCTACACTATGCACCCATCATGATGTCACTCCTACACTATGCACCCATGATGTCACTCCTACACTATGCACCCATCATGATGTCACTCCTACACTATACACCCATCATGATGTCACTCCTACACTATTTACCCATCATGTCACTCCTACACTATACACCCATCATGATGTCACTCCTACACTATTTACCCATCATGATACCACTCCTACACTATACACCCATCATGATGTCACTCCTACACTATACACCCATCATGATGTCACTCCTACACTATGCACCCATCATGATGTCACTCCTACAGTATGCacccatcatgatgtcactgcTACACTATACACCCATCATGATGTCATTCCTACACTATACACCCATCATGATGTCactcctacagtatgcacaaTTCTTCgtgttgcagtgaaaagctttggtgacacagtgtttccctgccacactcccttgcaGATCCTGATCTTGCTTGTATCCTCATGTAACGGTTAATAtggcattctcataaatgttttttataatatcaatgtacacttCATCAACATTTTGTCTTCTTAGTGCATCTAAACAGAATAATGGGCTTTTTTTTGTAATCTACTAATCCTAAACGGAGTAGTGGATCGTATTAATAACTTCAGCAAATCCCTTCCCTTGTAAGACTTGGATGTTGTCATTTGTGTTGTATCTGCTGTGAAATCCGCTTGTTTTCTAGGCTGGacaaagtccagggtctgttgcatccgattagtgagtatctttgtAAAAATCTTGTGATTGGAAGTAGTCTGAttagtctgtagttcttgaggtctttgtCTCCTTTCCTGTGGAGTAAGATAACTATGGTATTactccattgttctggaattttcctgttcttcaagcagaaTGTAAGAGTTTAGAAAGGATTTTTTTCtacttctttcaagatttcagttgcaaACCATCTTCCCCGGGAGCCGTCCCAGTCTTCATGAATTgtattgcttttgccacttcttctggaaggacgcatggtgcatcattggtggtttcttctcgcttgtcctctgctggattaAGCCCGGTGTTATCTGTGTGCGCGTATAATTTCACGTACAATTCCTCAACTctctttattgttgatccatcgtctTATAGGAGTGCAACGATTCCCGTCTTTCCAACCCTAACACGCTGCTTTTAattctttaagcttttgttatcttcacTAATCTTCCTCACCACACTCACAGTTACATTCTCTTACTTCTCCAGTTATACGTTTGCGGATGGtcttgcacagctctgtatattcaattTGTGTTCTTGTGTTTTGGGGTTGCTTCATTCCTTGTCATTTCCCCATTCATTGTTTTGTCTCATCAGATATGTTCTTATTCTGTTTTTGTGTTAGTGATTCCTCCAGTTTTTTCTGagctttcaactacaatcttcaaaATGTCTTCACAATCGTTTGTTAACGTGTCCCCATGCATTTTTTTGTACAGTGAAGTGATGTTTTGGTTCTAATggaaattctctgctgttattcaGTTTTCTTCTTTTCAACTTTGCATTCAGATATAATTTGCAGGGAAG
It encodes:
- the ZNF511 gene encoding zinc finger protein 511 isoform X2, coding for MVSPELLSALSNPSVLNLTELPVLPVERRLEATEAFSFTPRRARIPREHEFFEDGDVHRHLYLRDVLTNIGEVEERPKVSEFRCQTAGCAQLFDTLDSYEHHYNTQHRNVCSSCKRSFPSARLLDIHLLEWHDSLFQVMAEKSNMYQCLVEGCLEKCRTSRQRKEHLIKTHLYPADFRFDKPKKTPTVPPTICFGHGSVRGFRRTKKNK
- the ZNF511 gene encoding zinc finger protein 511 isoform X1; amino-acid sequence: MVSPELLSALSNPSVLNLTELPVLPVERRLEATEAFSFTPRRARIPREHEFFEDGDVHRHLYLRDVLTNIGEVEERPKVSEFRCQTAGCAQLFDTLDSYEHHYNTQHRNVCSSCKRSFPSARLLDIHLLEWHDSLFQVMAEKSNMYQCLVEGCLEKCRTSRQRKEHLIKTHLYPADFRFDKPKKTPTETQQGRTPGKEPVVSMDIASEESPVVETMEVCPSEAGDGTRQRCSDGNANAQTPSTSHSKRRVPPTICFGHGSVRGFRRTKKNK